From Phenylobacterium immobile (ATCC 35973), a single genomic window includes:
- a CDS encoding ABC transporter ATP-binding protein produces the protein MAESVIDLESVAKRYGRQSALDGVSLSVPRGQFVALVGGSGSGKTSLLKSINRLSKPDEGLVRVLGEDVTGLPAHVLRRRIGYAFQEVGLFPHMTIAENLAIGPKLAGWNAGRVKARIGELLDLVALPQEMANRAPSELSGGQRQRIGVARALAAEPAIMLLDEPFGALDPLIREALGDDYRALHERLGLTTVMVTHDMAEAVLLADRIVVLKSGRIVADGAPGVLLATTTDPDARALLEAPRRQATRLAARLGTQGAGVSA, from the coding sequence ATGGCTGAGTCTGTGATCGACCTCGAAAGCGTCGCCAAGCGCTATGGCCGGCAGTCGGCGCTGGACGGCGTGAGCCTCTCAGTGCCCCGCGGTCAGTTCGTCGCCCTGGTCGGCGGCTCGGGCAGCGGCAAGACCTCCCTGTTGAAGTCGATCAACCGCCTGTCCAAGCCGGACGAGGGCTTGGTCCGCGTGCTGGGCGAGGACGTGACGGGCCTTCCGGCCCACGTGCTGCGCCGGCGGATCGGCTACGCCTTTCAGGAAGTGGGTCTCTTCCCGCACATGACCATCGCCGAGAACCTGGCGATCGGGCCGAAGCTGGCCGGTTGGAACGCGGGGCGGGTCAAGGCCCGGATTGGCGAACTGCTCGACCTCGTCGCCTTGCCTCAGGAAATGGCTAACCGCGCGCCTTCGGAACTGTCCGGCGGCCAACGACAGCGCATCGGTGTCGCCCGTGCGCTTGCGGCTGAGCCGGCCATCATGCTGCTGGACGAACCCTTCGGCGCGCTGGACCCGTTGATCCGTGAGGCGCTTGGTGACGACTACCGCGCCCTGCATGAGCGGCTGGGCCTGACGACGGTGATGGTCACACACGACATGGCCGAGGCGGTGCTGCTGGCCGACCGCATCGTCGTGCTCAAGTCCGGTCGGATCGTCGCCGATGGCGCGCCGGGCGTACTCCTGGCGACCACCACCGATCCGGATGCCCGCGCGTTGCTGGAGGCGCCCCGTCGGCAGGCGACGAGGCTGGCGGCGCGGCTTGGGACGCAAGGCGCAGGAGTGTCCGCGTGA
- a CDS encoding superoxide dismutase family protein, whose translation MHKLIIAAVSAALLAAPAVAQTPAAAKPAVASAKLAGPAGADLGMVTFTEAPKGVLLKIEAKGLTPGWHGLHFHEKGDCSKADFTSAGAHVHGADKAVHGLLNAQANESGDLPNLHVGADGMGMAEVFTTMVSIKGAEGRATLLDADGSAVVVHASPDDHMSQPIGGAGARVACGVVK comes from the coding sequence ATGCACAAGCTCATCATCGCCGCCGTCAGCGCCGCGCTCCTGGCTGCTCCGGCCGTTGCGCAAACCCCCGCCGCCGCAAAACCCGCGGTCGCCTCGGCGAAGCTCGCCGGCCCGGCCGGCGCCGACCTCGGCATGGTCACCTTCACCGAGGCCCCCAAGGGCGTTCTGTTGAAGATCGAGGCCAAGGGCCTGACCCCCGGCTGGCACGGCTTGCACTTTCACGAGAAGGGCGACTGCTCCAAGGCCGACTTCACCTCGGCCGGCGCCCACGTCCATGGCGCGGACAAGGCCGTGCATGGTCTCCTGAACGCCCAGGCCAACGAGTCGGGCGACCTGCCGAACCTCCACGTCGGCGCTGACGGCATGGGCATGGCCGAGGTCTTCACGACCATGGTTTCGATCAAGGGCGCCGAGGGCCGCGCCACGCTTCTCGACGCAGACGGCTCGGCCGTGGTGGTCCACGCCAGCCCCGACGACCACATGAGCCAGCCGATCGGCGGCGCCGGCGCCCGCGTCGCCTGTGGCGTGGTGAAGTAA